AACAGAGCTGAGCACGGTGAAGGAAGCAAGATGGAGAAACCGAATCCTTTAATGCTTAGTGTTACCTTTAAGACTGCAGGAGGGAATGCTTTAAGAGTTTCAAAAACATGTCTAAGCAAAGCTAGAGCTTTATTTGCTGATTTAGAGATTAATGTGTCAGATCTGAATATATCACACAAACAGGCTGCTGAGACTGatgcaaaaaccaaaaagatGTGCAATGTAGATTCTGAAATGGCCACAGCTGATTTCAAGTTCACTCTCAAAGACAACTGCCACGTTGAAGAGAAAACTTGGAGTTGTTTTTCCAACACCAAACAGCCTGTCTCTGCATTAAAACAGGCCAGAGACATGCAAGATAAAGATACTACGAAAAGTTTTGAAAACTGCAAAATGGATGCAATTACCATTTCTGAGGAACATGCCATTGTAGACACAGAGCTTGAGAATGTAAACACTGGACTAAGTAGGCCACATCCTGATGATATAGAAATGGAACGTGTTGGTTGTAACACTGTGCTGGAATTTAAAAATCCAGTTTCTTTCCATGAAAACTCATTTTCCACTTCAAAGCTTCTACCATGCCCAGCATCAAAGAGTATTGATTCCTCTGCCATCAGTGAATTGAGCAGTGGTGATGGATTCTGTACAGCCAGTGGGAGGAAAGTATCCATGTCAGCTGATGCAATGAAAAAGGCTAAATGTCTTCTGAATGACAATTATTCACTTGAAGacacaagcaaaaaaataagccaaaaagaaaatgatttaagAACAGCACAGttcactgctcaaaaaaaagaatctaTTCCTAAAACAAGTGGATTTGACACAGCCACTGGGAAAGGAGTTTCAATTTCATCCACAGCTCACAAGAAAGCAAAATGCCCGTTGAGTGAATCTGATAAAGTGTATCATAAAATCAATGCAAAACCATCACATTACAAGATTCCAGTATATGGCCCACCACCCAGCAATGTAGGATTTCTTGCAGCCAGTGGAAAGAAAATAGCATTTTCCTCCAAGGCCCTTCAGAAGGCCAAAGCACTTTTCAGTGACATCGGTTTCAGTGCAGACAGTCCAGCTGGTCCTCACCCAAAGAACAGTGACAAGAAAAATTACGAACATCCAGACAAAATGCAGAGTGGTTTGACCACAGAGGGAGAAAACGTCCATGTCTCagagaaacacattttaaaggaCTTTGAAGATTCTGTTTTAACAAACGCTATGCAAGAGACAGACTGTGATATAGATGTTAACAATGGTGAAGATATTATGCATATAAGTGGAAGTGGCAGTGACTTAGGAATTAGACCAGATCAAAGGGTGACTTCAAACATTTCTGTAGAGTCTGCAAATAAACAAGTGAAACAAAAAGACAGTATGCCACTACAAAGTGGTGGATTTGGTCCAGTAAATGGAAAGGGAGTTTCCATTTCATCCCTTAAGAGAGCAACATCCCTGTTGGAGCAATGTGATGAAGTGAACAATAAAATCAATGTTAATCAGTCACACTTGAAGACTTCAGTTTACAGCCCCCTCCCCACAAGTGGTGAATTTCATGCAGCCAGTGGAAAGACTTTGACACTTTCACCTGAAGCCCTTCAGAAGGCAAAAACTCTTTTCAGTGATATCATTTCCAGTGCAGAGAGCCCAGTTGTTCCACACACACTGAGCATAAAACAAATTGTGAAGTCTGGAAATGGATGCACtgaggacaaaaacaaacagctaaaaaaaaaagaagccagttTCCCACTACAAAGTGGTGGGTTTCAGACAGCGAGTGGAAAAGGACTTGCCATTTCATCTGAAGCCCTCAAGAAAGCAAAATCTCTGTTGGGTGAATTTGATGAATTGGGTGATAGAAGTGGAAAGCCGTCATGTTCAAAGACTCCAGTCCCAGAGAATGGTGGATTTCTTGCAGCCAGTGGAAAGCCTGTGGCACGTTCATCTGAGGCCCTTCAGAAGACTAAACCTCTCTTCAGTGATCTCATTTCCAGTGCAGAGAGCCCACATGCAAAGAACAGTGACAGAAACCATGACAATTGTGAACCTATGGCGAAAATGCAGAGTGGTTTCAAAACTGCAGGCGGAAAAAAGGTTCATGTATCACAGAAAGATCTTCTGAATGCAAAACATCTCTTGAAGGACTTAGATGATTCTgttttaacaaaagcaatgcaAATGGCAGAAGACTGTGATATGGATGTTAACAATGGCAtttcagagaaacacaaaagtGTAGCACCTATGATTGGAACAGGCAGTGATGAGAAAAACCTTCCAGAAACCAGACTACAGCAAAAGGCGACTTTGGGCTTTTCTGTAGAGTCTGAGAAAAGATACACTGAGGACAAAGACAAACAAGCAGAACAAAAAAATGACACTTTGTCGCTACAAACAGCGAGTGGAAAAGGAGTTACCATTGCATCTGAAGCTCTAAGGAAAGCAAGATCTCTGTTGGGTGAATGTGATGAAGTGGAGGATAAAATTGGTATAAACCCTTCATGTTCCAGGATTCCAGTTCATGACTCACTTCCTCAGAATGGTGGATTTCGTGCCGCAAGTGGAAAGCCTGTAGCACTTTCCTCTGAGGGCCTTCAGAGGGCAAAAGCTCTCTTTGGTGATATAAGTATCAGTGCAGAGATTCCACATGCAAAGAATAGTCACAAGAAATATGACTACGGTGAAAACACACGGAAAATGCAATGTAGCTCCAAAACTGTAGGAGGAGAAAAAGTTCATGTTTCAGAGCAAAACCTTCTGAAAGCAAAACATCTTTTGAAGGAAGCTGATGACTCTGTTTCAAAAAAGGCAATGCAAGAGGAAGATGGTTTTACTAAAAATTGCAATATGGATATTAACTATGGAATTTCAGTAAAACATGATAATACATTGTCTATCAGTGACATTTCTAAGGACTCAGGAAATGGATGTACTGAAGTCACAAATGAacacatgaaacaaaaaaaaacttggcCCCAACAAAGTGTTGGATTTCAGACAGCAAGTGGAAAAGGAGTCGCTGTTTCATCTGAAGCTCTGAAGAGAGCCAAAATCCTTCTAATTGAATGTGAAGGAGTTGAGGATAAAATCAGTATAACAGCACCACGGGGTAAGATTTCGGCTCATGGTCCACCATTCAGGAGTAGTGGTTTTCTTGCAGCCAGTGGTAAGCCTGTTGCACTTTCATCAGAGGCCATGCAGAAGGCGACAGCTCTTTTCAGTGATATTAGTCAGAGCAGAGACACCCCAGCTGTTGCACACACAAGAAGGAGCGATAAGAAAATTGATGCTCACAATGGAGAGGAAACACATTGTGGTTTCAGCACTGCAGGGGGAGTTAAAGTCCAAGTGTCCAAAAAAAGTCTTTTGAAAGCAACCAGCCTTTTCAAAGAATTTGATGATGGGGAATGTCATGATTCCCTATTATTTTCAACAAGCCCACAAGACAATCCTATGCCAAATCTGTCAAAAGTAGAAGATGTGGAAGGACCTTCGGGTTCAAACCTCACCACAGCCTCTGACAAGTACATGTCTACCAAGGGAACTGCCTCTCTTGTAGTTGAATCTGTGCCCTCCTTGCAAGAGTCTGACCTAAAAATTGAAAATTTAAGAGGACATGGTTGTACATCTGTCAATAACAAGGCAGCTAAAGATGCATTTAAGTTTCAGGAAGACACCATAACACCATCTGGGGCAGGCACTCTGCATGATTGCCCTGAAGAGGAAATGCAGTGTCTGCTGGACTATGAAATAAATAAGGAGAGCAGCACCAAGGAGTCTAAAGTTTTAAAACCAAATGCGTCTTCAGTTCTTAACTTTCAGTCACTTAACCTTACTGGTTGCACAGAGACCCAGCAAAAATTTCTTGCCCAGGAAGCTCTGGACTGTACTAAAGCTTTGCTAGAAGATGAAGGTCTGGCTGACCACAATCTCTTGATGACTTTAGAAAATATGCCACTACAACATAGCACAAGTGCCAATGGGTGTGAAGAGAGTGAAAAGAGAAGAGGGAAAAGATCAGTGGAAGACACAGAAATGAATGGTAGGTACCTGCATTGCTACTCAGAgtgtaatatttttattgaaactATGGTGTTATTTTCAAAACTTATTCAATTAATTTATTGATGTTTTTCAAGCAAATTGCATTAATACCTTTCTTGCAACTTAGTAAGCAATACAACTTAATCCtatttggaattttttttttttttttagaaaagttaAATGATACTTTATGACACGCAAACCATTGTTTTCAGATGAGTAAACATGCCTGATCATAATTAACTTTAAGCCACAGCTCTGCTTTGAGAATAATAGCCTTCTAACTATTTAGGTCAGCCTCCCCTAAAAAGACGGTTACTGGAAGAGTTTGACAGGAGTCTCATGGATCCAAAAGCTTCAGGTCTCCACCCAGTCAAAAGTTGTTCCAATGGTAAATTGTTAGCTCTATGGCACGTTTTCTGAGAactgtttattttgtgttattcaTTAAATAACTATTTGTATTTATCCCTAAATAAGGTTTAATGAAGGACAGGGGAGTTTTTAAATACAGCACCTCCCTTTATCCAAACATTACTCGGCCACACAGGTATGTTCCTGTTGAAACACCATGTTTTCAAACAGGTTAACAAAGTTATAAGCTTTTTCTGATAtgtcctttcttttcttttctgcaaCAGTGGAAAAACCTATGTGGATACTAGATTCCAAAAGGCACAAATACAGAACTCAACGACAGGAGACCCCAGGAGCAAATCAGCACATTACAAGACATCAGCATTTGTTCCTCCATTTGTCAGAAATGCAAAGACAGAAACCCATAAGAATATGGTGCTCAAGGATAGCATAAGAACACCTTCGGCCTTTGTTCCTCcattcaaaaaacaaagaactatTGTTCAAGAGAGTTTCTGTAAAGCGCATGAGGGGGAAGACAAACACCAAAAACCGTTTGTAATGTCATCTAACAGCAAGTGTTTCGTGCCGCCCACTAAAAAAACACAAGGCGCTGCGGATGGAACTGCTGTGGCTGCAGCTCGAAGTGACGATATGAATAATCAAAGCTTACCTGTTGACTTCAGGTCTGTCAGTGCTGTTGGAGAGACATCAGATGTAGATGGCACATGTTCAAGAAGCCAAGGTGCAGTAAACAGTTTGAGCTACATCAGTGTAAAAGTTTCTTtgtgacagtttaaaaaaatgctgtcTGTTTGCAGATGTATATCAGAATCTTCAGAACACTGAGCTGGCACAGGATATGCAAGACATGAGGATCAGGAAGAAGAAGCGCCAGAACATTCGACCTCTTCCAGGGAGCTTGtatcttaaaaaaacatcaggaGTACCCAGGATCCCACTAAAAGCTGCAGTGAATGGAAAGATCCCAGGAAGATACACCCCAAAAAAGGCAAGGCTGTAACTGTCACTGggttttttagcatttttaagcATACttagatttctttgttttggttttaaacACAGACTGTGAGACACAAatgtacttgtttttatttttcagctttatgGATATGGAGTCCAAAAATATGTTTCCGATATCACCAGTGAGAATGCAGAATCTTTCCGCTTCAGCCTGCTGCAGTTCATCAAACTGGAAGCCTTTACAGATGAAGGTGGAGTTCAGCTTGCTGATGGAGGATGGCTGGTCCCCAGCAATGATGGGACTGCGGGGAAAGAAGAGTTTTATAGGTATTACTGAATCACACTTTGTGTTAAATGAATCATATTGAAGTAATCAGGTTTAGCAATACAATATAAGCTTAATATACTAAATATCTCGTCCTTATATGCCCACAGAGCTTTATGTGACACCCCGGGTGTGGATCCTAAACTGATCAGTGAAGCATGGGTGTACAATCACTACAGATGGATTGTGTGGAAGCAGGCCTCTATGGAAAAATCTTTTCCAGAAATAGTGGGCAGCCGGTGTCTCACACCCGAGCAGGTTCTCCTCCAACTTAAGTACAGGTATGTGCAACTAAAGCTTGCTCAGATATTTATGTAGTTGTAGGTCACTTTTTAATATGCGTATCTTGTTGACGAATAAGTGTTGTTATGCTTTTCTAACTGCCATTTTGTGTACGGTATTTTACAGGCAAAATAAATGTTGAAAATATAGACTTTGCAGTGAATTACACTTTTAGCTAATTATGCTGAATACAATGGGATAATGTTGAATAATGTTAAATGTGGGATACAAATGTTGGCATTTACCTAGCAAAATAGTTGCTAGGTAATTATTGACTCAATTTAATGTATTCATTGCTTTTTTCTAAAACATATTCTGTTTATGTCAGATATGATGTAGAGGTGGACCACAGCCGCAGGCCAGCTCTGAGAAAGATCATGGAAAAGGATGACACGGCAGCCAAAACCCTGGTTCTCTGTGTTTGCGATATCATCTCCAGGGGTCACTCCCCAAAAACACAGAGTCACAATGACACCAAAACCCCTCACAGTGCAGATGCAAAGGTTGAAACTTCAGCTGCACTCATTTGGCTGACAGATGGTTGGTATGCCATTAAAGCTCAGCTGGATGAACCTTTGACTGCAATGGTTCACAAAGGTCGACTGGCTGTCGGGGGCAAGTTGATCATCCATGGGGCTCAGCTGGTCGGATCACAAGATGCTTGCTCCCCTCTGGAGGCGCCTGAATCTCTGATGTTAAAGGTAGTCGAAGACAGAGACCACAACTTTTATCTCTACACAACACAACGAGAAAAGAAGGTGTCTTACTTACTCTTCATGTGTTTAGATCTGTGCCAATAGCTGCAGACCTGTACAATGGGATGCTAAGCTAGGATTTCACAAGGATCCTCGGCCATTCCTCCTTCCAATCTCCTGTTTGTATAGCAATGGAGGTCCAGTAGGATCTGTTGACATTGTTGTACTGAGAAGCTATCCCATGCAGGTGTGCACTGATATATAATCACTGTCAGATTTGGGTTTTATCCTTTTTAACTCTATGTCTAATATGTATTTCTCAGTGGATGGAGAGGAAGCCAGATGGCAGTGTTGTATTCCGTTCTTCACGTGCAGAAGAGAAGGAGGCGAGACGATACAACAgtcacaaacaaaaagcaatgGAAATCTTATTTGCCAAGATTCAATCTGAAtttgaaaatgaagaaaaaggtAAGGATCAAGTTTACAACAAGTTCAACAAGCTGCTACAGTCTGAAATTCGATAAGTTTTTTATAAGCTTTTATCTTTAGGGAATATCAAAACACAGCGGCGAAGAAAAACAATCAGTCATCAAGAAATTGCAAATCTGCAGGATGGAGAAGAGCTGTATGAAGTAGTGGGAGATGACCCGGCTTACCTTGAGGTAGTAAAACATTTGCTTTACAGATTGTTGGCCTAATTTCAGCTGTGAAGGCTTTTAGTAtattattttttcccctcttagGCTCATTTGAGTGCACAACAGTTGGAGGCCCTTCATACCTACAGACGCTCTCTGATGGAGAAGAAGCAGGCTGAACTGCAGGATCGATATCACCGTGCTCTGGAAGCAGAGGACAATGAAATGAActgccccaaacgagaggttaCACCCGTGTGGAGACTCTGCATTGCCGACTCCATGGAGCAACCCGGCAGGGGTGTGTCTTCatttgtcttcttgtttgactctttttttttatatttactgtaaCTTGCGAACTACGGTGTGctaacgtttttttttttatcttggtTTTAGTTTACCAGCTGAATCTTTGGCGACCTTCCTCAGATCTACAGTCTTTACTAAAGGAAGGCTGTCGATTCAAAGTCTATAACCTCACCACTTCAGATGGAAAGAAACGCAGCTGTATCGAACCTGTTCAACTCACTGggacaaagaaaacacaatttcAAGAGCTCCAGGTACTGTAGGAAACAAACTCCCTTTAGCacatgtgaattttttttttaccgttTATAAATTAAACATATCATTGAAACTTTTGTAATATTTCCATTCAGGCATCACATGAATGGTTGTCAGCATATTTCCAACCAAGAGTTTGCACAAATTTTGTGAATCTTCAAAATCCAGATTTTGAGCCACTGTGTGGAGAAATTGATCTAGCAGGATATGTAATCAGTGTTGTAGATGGAAAGGgtaggtgttttttttgtttgttttatcacTTGCTTTTCTTACAACTGCTTGCATAAAgttcgctgaaaagtcttcttCTTTTGAACACAGGTTCATCTCCTGCATTTTATTTGGCTGATGAGAAACTGAATTTTGTGAAAGTTCGCTGTTTCAGCAGCTTGTCTCAGACTGGCCTAGAAGACGTGGTAAAACCACGCGTCATATTGGCTCTGAGCAACCTCCAGCTCAGAGGTCAGTCAATGCATCCCACGCCTGTTGTGTATGCTGGAGATCTGACAAGTTTTTCTACAAATCCTAAAGAGGTTCATCTACAGGAATCTTTCAGCCAGCTTAAAACTCTGGTCCAGGTACGATGCTAAAATCAAAACCTTAAAAGCTGCTGATATTCTTCAGAAACTGCTCTCTCTCACAGCAAAAGTGCTCCGTGATCTGCATGAAGTCATTTGTGTTAGCTATAATTTAATCAAagcacagctgtaattgcaAATGCTGAAAACAAGCAGTAACATTTCTTTTGTCATGCTCACGAAGTTCACCTTTAAACAATGCTAATCTCCTCAGTACTAAAAATTGTTTTGTAGAAAATGTGATAAAGTAGTGTacttaacatattttttttccttgtttatcTTCATTTCAGACTTATTTGAATGcaataaaatgttaacattttcatcacttttttcatttttcttttcagtgtcaGGAGAGCTTCTTTGTAACTGCTGAAGAGAAGCTTTCAGAATTAGTCAGATCAAATGGCCTTAGCTCCAGCTCCTCTCCAGCTCTCCAAAGACAAACACCAGCTTCTCTAACAGACAGAAGACAAGACATAAAGTCAAGTGTGAGTTTAACTTCATGCTTTGGTATCTGGTGTTTTTCAGTATATCTGTTATAACATAATGTCATCTGGTAATATATCAGTTCTAAGCCCATCATCTTGATTATGTCTTTTTATACAGGTGATTTCTCAGAAGCCAGGCAGAAACCTTGGATCCTTCACACCTGTCGGCAGGAAGTCTCCTACACCAACATCTTCAGCAGAAAAAGATCCCAAAAGCCTGAAAAGGAGGAGAGCACTGGACTATCTGTCTCGTATCCCGTCTCCACCACCTCTTTCCCATCTGGGCTCAGTGGCTTCTCCATGTGTAAATAATACATTCAACCCACCTCGGAGGTCTGTGACACCaagcactttaaaaactgtACAGACACCATCTCACAAACCCGCTGACTCACTAGGAGAggatgaatgggtgaatgatgAGGAACTGGCTATGATTGATACTCAGGCACTGCGTGTTAATTTAATCTAGATACATACCACTGTGTGATGACAAACACGCTACAGCTTTTCAATTGACTGAATGTAAATGTTAAGGTTCCGTGTGTATATAACACAcattttttagggttttttgtAGACTTGTTGGCCTCATAAAATGGGGAAAGTAAATATTGAAATCATGTCACTTCACAATGTTTTACAATTTTATACTTGTTTCTGTGAGGTTCCTGCATTCAGTGTTAAATAAATTCAGAATTTTATTCTAGCAGTTTTGGTCTGTGGGTCTCTGTTTCTGCATTTAAAGACGAACACCTACAGGGTTGAGAAACTGGTGGATTCTTGTAGAAATGTATTGTTGTGGGGGGGCGGGGTTTCTGCCAGGCTCTAGTCCTGTGCAAAACTAAATACATCCTTACTGCCTTCTTAGGAATTAAGAAGGGAAGTAGCAGCTACTTGCTGTTAATGAACTGtacttgattaattgatcatcaaCAAGTTTGAGCATCTATATAAAAGTACAGCTCAGGTTTGCCAGATTGCATCTGAAAAAATCACATAATATAGTTTGCTTGCATAAATGAATGCAACCAAacttaaatgaactgaaacaatGTAAAGAAGATATGAGaggctgataaagtcatacagaaaaatGATTCCTCTAGACTACAAATGAGCAAATTCCTTTAGTCATTTTAATGGTTAAGTGGGAACAACTAATTAAGGGTTATTAATTAAGGTAAGATTTGTGAGTTATGTCAAACTGAcaaatattgatttattttttgaagCTTTAAAAAAGGTTTATAGGTACAAGAACACAGTATAACTTAAAGAAATTCACCATATAAAAAGGTTTGTAATAACCACTTTGAGTGATCTTGATTCAAAGCGTTAAGTATTTAACCATTTTGCTACACCACTAGTGATTAGTTTGTGGAGATGTCACAAATATAtcaattcaatttgatttagctgtttttttgcttAACTGTAATGCTGACTtggacttcttctttttttaaattctggtctctcttttttttaatttatttagtatttttaatataaagatGTCAGGAAGCAGTTTATAATGCTGTCCAGGGCAGTGAATAGCAACGGCTCACCTATGCTACAGAAACGCAGGCATTATAAAATACAGCGGGACTCAGTAAAGTAGTTACTGCTCTTTGTATCCATTTTTGTCACTACCCGTCGCCTTTCAGTCCCGCTGGTGTCGCTCACGCAACGAGTGGCCAGGATGACTGCCATTAATAAGAGAATAGAAGAAGAAAGTCACTTCCGTAAACACAAGGCAAGTGCGATTTTGAATCTGCACACCGGTGTATTGTTAATGTGGGTTTCCCCTGAATTTATGCATCCCCAGTATGAACGGTAGGCAACCGTGAATATCGACAGTTACTCTATTATTTTACGTTTACGTAGTGAacaattttgtttatttatttatttatttttcttgtctTCTGTGCAACTCGTGTTGTGGCACGTTAGCCAAAGGTTAATGGTTGGCTGAAGACATGGTTTCGATTTTAGCTGATTAATCTACGGTGTGTGTAATCATGTGCACTTGTATTTACATATAAACCCAGCCCAAAAAGCAAGGAAAATGTGTTTGGTGGATGTATATATTTTGTTACAGTGGTTATTGACAAAAAGTCTTATACCGTTGGAAAGTCTGTTTATTTCCCTTTAAATTTGTaaggaaaatgaaaaactcGCCAAATCTTTTCTGCCAATGTCAAGGGTCTTATTCTGCTATTGACTCTTAGTTTGAGCTTCTGGCACCCCATGTGCTGACAATCACGTGCCTTATTGGTGCCTGATTATCagcacctgtgagcatggactcTAATGAGATTTCTCCTATCGCAGTTGGATCATAGAGACAGACTGTGGATAAGATGCAGGGAACGTTATGCTGATTGGATAGGGTAACAGCTTTTGGTGGAAACAGTGTGATGATATGGAGTGTCATCTCCCTCACTGTAAAACCAAGGCTTGTCATCACTGGAGGCAATCTTAGTGCAGAAAGATCCCCACAGTCTGGAACTAACCTTTATTCTACATGGTCAAAACGCTCACCCTAACAGAGCGGGGTTTATCAAAGTCCCATTGAATATTTTTGGGATCAGCTTAGGCTTTGTGGGCGTTTGTGCCAGAACGACCAACACAACCACAGTGGCTGACTTGTGACAAATGCTGGTTGACGAATGGGATGGCAtcccacagcagtgtgtgaccaaGCTGTTGACCAGCATGAAGAGGAGATGGCAGGCTGTTGTGGCTGTGTATGGTTTTCCACATGCTACTGAGGCTCCtatttgtttaattaataaattattaaattggCAAAATGCTTTCTTTCTTCAGACTTTAATCATCATACTCCAGTAAATAACACCAAACAAGAGACAGAAGCAGAATAAGATGTGTGGCATCAGCAGAGAAGATTTTTCATGGGTGCAACCCACATGTTCAACTCTTCTGCTCAACCCAgaaatgcattttccttacaaatgtggCACCATTTCAGGTCAAATAAACAAGCTTTCCACAAGCATAACTTTTTTTTGGCAAAAAGCATTGTTACAAAGAAATAATCAACCAAACACTTTCCTTACTTTTTCTACTACGTTTATAAATTGGCATAGCAGCACTGAAAAATctataagataaaataaataaagcaaaataacaAGAATAGGAATAACATGCAGTATTATTATGTAGTATTTTTGTGGTGTTTCAATGTTGTAAGTATTCTAATCTGTTTTCATCCAGATGTCTCAGCCTGAATTATGTTGTACAACCTCTGATGCCATAGAAACATCTTGTGTGAGTGAGGATAAAGAAGCTTGTAAAGATGACTCTGCTGACACAAACAGTAAGTGTGTGGGCACAGACGGTGGTGCTCCAGACAGCAGTGTCAGGGACCGCGTGTTAAGGGAGGTAGGATTCACCAGCTCTGCCTTCATCGGTCCAGCATTTCCTCCACAAACAACTGCAGCCGAGTCTGTCATTGAAGACTCGCTGAGTGAGTTTTACAAAGAGCTTGAGAAGATCGATACCCCTGATGGTGCTAATGGTAACCCAGGGAAACAAGATGCAGCTTTTGATCAGCCACTTGTACCTGCTAAATTACCCACCAGCAACAAAACTCAGGATGTTCCTGAGGAGAAAATTGCTAACACGAGGGACTTTGAAGAAACAGATGGCTCCCAAAAAAGCAATGGAAGAAAACAGCCAGCATGGCCTCACTGGTATCAAAATGAGCCATACAATCCCAGGAGGCAGAGGCCAGGCCCGGAGCTGAGCTCTCCCCAGTGGCGTCATCCACAACCACACCCGAGATTTCAGAGCCCACCATTCCCTCACCAACCACCACCATATGCATTCCCAAATCTACAAAACCCACCACCACATGTGAACCCTACCTTTCAACATTCAAGCATGGCAAACCGCTTTCAAGAGGAGCTGCGGTTTCCACCTTTTTATAGATTCCCACCTCCAAATGTTTCCAGGCACCCCTCTCAGGGATTTTATGGATGTCCTCCACATCAGTTTGACAGGGATGTGCATGGCTCCAGCTATGATGGACACTCAGCTAATGAAAATGTCAGGTGGCCTAGAGATAGAAGTGAAGAGCTCTCTCAGTTAAATGAAGATTATGACAGGCTCCAGAGATGTGATTCAGAAAATGAACCTTGGGAGCGACAGCACTACTACCAGCCGCGTGACGACACACATGCATGCCATTCAGCCCTGGTGCTGATCTTGATGCGGGGATTGCCAGGATCTGGGAAATCCACACGTGCCAGGTAAATCTGTGTGTAATCTTAATTTAATTTCTATCCATTTATTCTTATATGAAATTATAGCT
The window above is part of the Pelmatolapia mariae isolate MD_Pm_ZW linkage group LG14, Pm_UMD_F_2, whole genome shotgun sequence genome. Proteins encoded here:
- the n4bp2l2 gene encoding NEDD4-binding protein 2-like 2; its protein translation is MSQPELCCTTSDAIETSCVSEDKEACKDDSADTNSKCVGTDGGAPDSSVRDRVLREVGFTSSAFIGPAFPPQTTAAESVIEDSLSEFYKELEKIDTPDGANGNPGKQDAAFDQPLVPAKLPTSNKTQDVPEEKIANTRDFEETDGSQKSNGRKQPAWPHWYQNEPYNPRRQRPGPELSSPQWRHPQPHPRFQSPPFPHQPPPYAFPNLQNPPPHVNPTFQHSSMANRFQEELRFPPFYRFPPPNVSRHPSQGFYGCPPHQFDRDVHGSSYDGHSANENVRWPRDRSEELSQLNEDYDRLQRCDSENEPWERQHYYQPRDDTHACHSALVLILMRGLPGSGKSTRARELLSTGPSGIILSTDDYFAHKDGYHYDPSLLGAAHEWNQRRARGALHDGRSPIIIDNTNIQAWEMKPYVKMALESGYKVDFCEPDTRWKYDPYELEKRNKHGVPQEKIAQMMDRFSFPISIDIVMNSEEPFHVNQRRRPEQPQMMRKKPNLHNF